In a single window of the Streptomyces sp. NBC_00094 genome:
- a CDS encoding RHS repeat-associated core domain-containing protein, which yields MHLAPASGAHAARRGTAPTPVRAGSLPVAVALTDGGQSAATSGATDGKVASPSKAETTATTKVKVAVSARNAARRAGVDGLLLSVGRTDGASETVQTRVQVNYSSFRGAYGGDWAARLRLVQLPDCALTTPDKAACRIQKPLATTNDTRTGMLSAPVGVGATTVLAAAAEEAGASGDYKATSLQPAGSWSAGESMGSFAWSHPINVPAIPGGVQPKISLDYNSQSVDGRTAASNNQPSWIGDGWSYEPGFIERRYKSCNDDKTGSTNTTRVGDMCWFNDNATLSLGGKSTELVYQAGKGWHEAADNGTTVEKLTGATNGDGGTDGVDGKGEHWKVTTADGTQYFFGLNRLPGAGAGDPSTNSTWTVPVFGNQSGEPCYNASFASGWCQQAWRWQLDYVVDPHDNAMAYYWKTETNNYGRNVSDTTGKATVTPYIRGGYLERIDYGLRSNAVYSGKPMAQVHFAVDERCLTNCGTFDETNAKNWPDVPFDQYCKDGSTECKDQFSPTFWSRKRLASITTKALTGGVYKDVDTWTLAQDFPASGDGVSTPMWLTSIQRTGKAGGSIPLPPVTFAGEQRANRVDKTGDGLAPFIRLRMYQITTETGGTIGVTYSEPECTATTLPAADATNTTRCYPVKWAYEGYEAKLDWFHTYVVTQVVEGDNLVESPDKVTSYSYLGGAAWVKSTDELTKAEDRTYSVARGYERVQTRTGAAFDPKTLTENRYFRGRDGQDVKDSAGVAVTDHDAFAGMQREKITYDGDDTSKLVTATSHTPWRSTAIATRTRSGLPDLVSYQTGVKKESTRTTVNGGTRTTEVDRTFDGYGMVATESTTGDTAKTGDESCTTTGYARTGAGRILDRVSRVETVAVTCDATAARPGDVIDDVRTYYDGGALGAAPTKGDVTRSERINGAGNGYDVTTSTPAADFDVYGRGLTVADAYGKITKTAYTPAVGEMPTTVVVTNPRNHTATTRMDQLRGQPTQVTDANGKVTTTAYDALGRVTKVWLPTRSATTYPNSPNSVFEYQLSNSAPAVVTAKTLAHDATYQTEYTFYDGLLRARQTQTDSPDRAGRLLTETFYDTRGQAWRTSGIYFATGAAEPVLATGQELKYPASTDTEYDGAGRVTAQISKRFGDETRRTVTLYTGDTTTVVPPQGGTASTTVVDARGRTVESRQYTDVARTAHQSTRYSFDKRGRMASITDPSDATWTYTYDVRGRQIQVDDPDKGTTKTTYDQGDRATDVAHVGRGITLHTDYDELGRKTALIKGTTRLTSWEYDTVAKGQLSKSTRWVGGKAYESAITTYNSLYKPVVTQVTVPDGEGAPAGVYKWTTSYNLNTGDAMWTQHPAIGDLPAEKVVNTYTAGASLLNTVSAGVDPIVSAMTYDHYGRNTRMELGEFAQHVWVSNEYDEHSGALSRTYTDREAAPQRVEDTAYGYDPSGNVVSVATAYGQDAGRTTDTQCVDLDLLGRITEAWSNTGQQCATAPSTSVVGGQDAYWTSYTYDVMGNRKTETRHTTASDPTATTRTYAAPTTGKHDLPKVTQTGADAHDETFSYDAAGNTRTRKIGAAAQQTLSWDDEGHLASVTEGAAEKVAYLYDTEGQRLLAEDATGTTLYLPGGNELRRSASGVLSGTRYYMSGTQTIAVRTGGKLVFVLGDHHGTGTTQITADAAQTVTRRKTTIFGGARGTLPTGWSGDKGFVGGTNDAATGLVHLGAREYDPSTGRFISVDPLFVTEDPRQHNAYTYSNNNPLTLTDPAGTEIGSPPGSCLYDLANCSKEIQDSVGYTPPSTNGGGGGGGGGGGGGGGGSGSPRRNFCDGCEQLPPRLPKGVAVPNGPAGTRAISTVVTYQGPWTDFSTGANVREVTEDQTLAFTYTYAAMYAAMEQFADKFGWSASVKAGGKASIPLVAEGSVETTFGLNGDYTWTNSDTKTNTSTAAEASTMTLKKGEMFGYVPSGYVTRFETIYADADGKTSTKSWGTFDIHTWQGNKFKEAPPNLVRLDVVMCTQVGTCGR from the coding sequence GTGCACCTGGCCCCTGCGAGCGGCGCGCATGCCGCACGTCGAGGAACCGCGCCGACGCCGGTACGGGCCGGAAGCCTGCCCGTTGCCGTCGCTCTGACCGATGGGGGACAGTCGGCCGCCACCTCCGGAGCGACGGACGGCAAGGTCGCGTCCCCGTCCAAGGCCGAGACCACAGCCACGACCAAGGTCAAGGTCGCGGTCTCCGCACGGAACGCCGCACGCAGGGCCGGAGTCGACGGGCTGCTGCTCTCCGTGGGCCGCACCGACGGCGCATCGGAGACCGTGCAGACCCGCGTCCAGGTGAACTACTCCTCCTTCCGAGGCGCGTACGGGGGTGACTGGGCGGCGCGACTGCGGCTGGTGCAGCTGCCGGACTGCGCGCTGACCACGCCTGACAAGGCCGCGTGCCGAATCCAGAAGCCGCTGGCGACCACCAACGACACCCGGACCGGCATGCTGAGCGCGCCGGTCGGCGTCGGCGCCACGACCGTCCTGGCCGCGGCCGCCGAGGAGGCCGGGGCGAGCGGGGACTACAAGGCGACCTCCCTGCAGCCGGCCGGTTCCTGGAGCGCCGGCGAGTCGATGGGCAGCTTCGCCTGGTCCCATCCGATCAACGTGCCCGCCATACCGGGCGGGGTCCAGCCGAAGATCTCCCTGGACTACAACTCGCAGTCGGTGGACGGCCGTACGGCGGCCTCCAACAACCAGCCGTCCTGGATCGGTGACGGCTGGTCGTACGAACCCGGCTTCATCGAGCGCAGGTACAAGTCCTGCAACGATGACAAGACCGGCAGCACCAACACCACGCGCGTCGGTGACATGTGCTGGTTCAACGACAACGCGACCCTGTCGCTGGGCGGCAAGTCCACCGAACTCGTCTACCAGGCCGGCAAGGGCTGGCATGAGGCCGCCGACAACGGGACGACGGTCGAGAAGCTGACCGGTGCCACCAACGGCGACGGCGGTACGGACGGTGTCGATGGCAAGGGTGAGCACTGGAAGGTCACCACGGCCGACGGCACGCAGTACTTCTTCGGGCTGAACCGCCTCCCGGGCGCCGGGGCCGGTGACCCCTCGACCAACTCGACATGGACCGTGCCGGTGTTCGGCAACCAGTCGGGTGAGCCCTGCTACAACGCGAGCTTCGCGAGCGGCTGGTGCCAGCAGGCGTGGCGCTGGCAGCTCGACTACGTCGTCGACCCGCACGACAACGCCATGGCGTACTACTGGAAGACCGAGACGAACAACTACGGGCGCAACGTCTCGGACACCACCGGCAAGGCCACGGTCACCCCGTACATCCGGGGCGGCTATCTGGAGCGGATCGACTACGGCCTTCGCTCCAACGCCGTCTACTCCGGCAAGCCGATGGCGCAGGTCCACTTCGCGGTGGACGAGCGCTGCCTGACGAACTGCGGCACCTTTGACGAGACCAACGCCAAGAACTGGCCGGACGTCCCGTTCGACCAGTACTGCAAGGACGGCTCGACCGAATGCAAGGACCAGTTCTCCCCGACGTTCTGGTCCCGCAAGCGACTCGCCTCCATCACCACCAAGGCGCTGACCGGCGGGGTGTACAAGGACGTCGACACCTGGACCCTGGCCCAGGACTTCCCCGCCTCCGGCGACGGCGTCTCGACGCCCATGTGGCTCACGTCCATCCAGCGCACCGGAAAGGCGGGCGGCAGCATCCCGCTCCCGCCCGTGACGTTCGCCGGTGAGCAGAGGGCCAACCGCGTCGACAAGACCGGCGACGGCCTCGCGCCCTTCATCCGCCTGCGGATGTACCAGATCACCACCGAGACCGGCGGAACCATCGGCGTCACCTACTCCGAGCCGGAGTGCACCGCGACGACCCTGCCGGCGGCCGACGCCACCAACACCACCCGCTGCTACCCGGTGAAGTGGGCGTACGAGGGGTACGAAGCCAAGCTCGACTGGTTCCACACCTATGTGGTCACCCAGGTGGTCGAGGGCGACAACCTCGTCGAGTCCCCGGACAAGGTCACGTCCTACTCCTACCTGGGCGGAGCCGCCTGGGTGAAGAGCACGGACGAGCTCACCAAGGCCGAGGACCGTACCTACTCCGTCGCCCGCGGTTACGAGCGGGTCCAGACCCGCACCGGCGCCGCCTTCGATCCGAAGACCCTGACGGAGAACCGGTACTTCCGGGGCCGGGACGGACAGGACGTCAAGGACTCGGCGGGTGTGGCGGTCACCGACCACGACGCGTTCGCGGGCATGCAGCGCGAGAAGATCACGTACGACGGCGACGACACGAGCAAGCTGGTGACGGCGACCTCGCACACCCCGTGGCGCTCCACGGCGATCGCCACGCGTACCCGTTCCGGCCTCCCGGATCTGGTCTCCTACCAGACCGGTGTGAAGAAGGAGTCGACCCGCACGACCGTCAACGGCGGCACGCGCACCACCGAGGTCGACCGCACCTTCGACGGCTACGGCATGGTCGCCACCGAGTCCACGACAGGTGACACCGCCAAGACCGGCGACGAGAGCTGCACGACGACCGGCTACGCCCGTACGGGCGCCGGGAGGATCCTCGACAGGGTCAGTCGGGTCGAGACGGTCGCCGTCACCTGCGATGCCACCGCCGCCCGGCCGGGCGACGTGATCGACGACGTCCGGACGTACTACGACGGCGGTGCGCTCGGAGCGGCGCCGACGAAGGGCGATGTCACCCGGTCCGAGCGGATCAACGGCGCGGGTAACGGCTACGACGTCACGACCAGCACCCCGGCCGCCGACTTCGACGTCTACGGCCGCGGTCTGACCGTCGCGGACGCCTACGGCAAGATCACCAAGACGGCGTACACGCCGGCCGTGGGCGAGATGCCCACCACCGTCGTGGTCACCAACCCGCGCAACCACACGGCCACCACCCGGATGGACCAGCTGCGCGGCCAGCCCACCCAGGTGACCGACGCCAACGGCAAGGTGACGACCACCGCCTACGACGCACTGGGCCGGGTCACCAAGGTGTGGCTGCCGACCCGGTCCGCCACGACCTACCCCAACTCCCCCAACAGCGTCTTCGAGTATCAGCTCTCGAACAGCGCTCCGGCTGTCGTCACCGCCAAGACCCTGGCCCACGACGCGACCTACCAGACGGAGTACACGTTCTACGACGGTCTGCTGCGGGCCCGGCAGACACAGACGGACTCGCCCGACCGGGCCGGCCGGCTCCTCACGGAAACCTTCTACGACACCCGCGGCCAGGCATGGCGCACCTCCGGCATCTACTTCGCGACCGGAGCGGCCGAGCCGGTCCTGGCCACCGGCCAGGAGCTGAAGTACCCGGCGTCCACCGACACCGAGTACGACGGGGCCGGACGCGTCACGGCGCAGATCTCCAAGCGGTTCGGCGACGAGACCCGGCGGACCGTCACCCTGTACACGGGTGACACCACCACGGTCGTCCCGCCGCAGGGCGGCACGGCGTCGACGACGGTCGTGGACGCACGGGGACGCACGGTCGAGTCGCGGCAGTACACGGACGTGGCCCGCACCGCCCACCAGTCCACCCGGTACAGCTTCGACAAGCGGGGCCGGATGGCATCCATCACGGACCCCTCGGACGCGACCTGGACGTACACCTACGACGTCCGCGGCCGCCAGATCCAGGTCGACGACCCGGACAAGGGCACCACGAAGACGACGTACGACCAGGGCGACCGCGCCACGGACGTCGCCCACGTCGGACGCGGGATCACCCTGCACACCGACTACGACGAGCTGGGACGCAAGACCGCCCTGATCAAGGGCACCACCAGGCTCACGTCGTGGGAGTACGACACCGTGGCCAAGGGGCAGTTGTCGAAGTCGACCCGCTGGGTCGGCGGCAAGGCGTACGAGTCCGCGATCACCACGTACAACAGCCTCTACAAGCCGGTCGTCACCCAGGTGACGGTCCCGGACGGCGAGGGCGCGCCGGCCGGCGTCTACAAGTGGACCACCTCGTACAACCTCAACACCGGCGACGCGATGTGGACCCAGCACCCCGCCATCGGTGATCTGCCGGCCGAGAAGGTCGTCAACACCTACACGGCGGGCGCCAGCCTGCTGAACACCGTCAGCGCGGGCGTCGACCCGATCGTCTCCGCCATGACCTACGACCACTACGGCCGCAACACCCGCATGGAGCTGGGCGAGTTCGCCCAGCACGTATGGGTGTCGAACGAGTACGACGAGCACTCCGGCGCTCTCAGCCGCACCTACACCGACCGGGAGGCGGCCCCGCAACGCGTCGAGGACACCGCCTACGGCTACGACCCGTCGGGCAACGTCGTCTCCGTCGCCACCGCCTACGGCCAGGACGCCGGCCGCACCACCGACACCCAGTGCGTCGACCTCGACCTGCTGGGCCGGATCACCGAGGCATGGAGCAACACGGGCCAGCAGTGCGCCACCGCGCCCTCGACGTCGGTCGTCGGCGGGCAGGACGCCTACTGGACGTCGTACACGTACGACGTGATGGGCAACCGGAAGACCGAGACCCGGCACACGACCGCCTCGGATCCGACGGCCACCACCCGTACGTACGCCGCACCGACCACCGGCAAGCACGATCTGCCCAAGGTCACCCAGACCGGCGCCGACGCGCACGACGAGACCTTCTCCTACGACGCGGCCGGCAACACCCGGACCCGCAAGATCGGGGCGGCCGCCCAGCAGACGCTGAGCTGGGACGACGAGGGGCACCTGGCGTCGGTCACCGAGGGCGCGGCCGAGAAGGTCGCCTACCTCTACGACACCGAGGGCCAGCGGCTTCTCGCCGAGGACGCCACGGGCACGACCCTGTACCTCCCGGGAGGCAATGAGCTGCGCCGGAGCGCGAGCGGGGTGCTGAGCGGGACCCGGTACTACATGTCCGGCACGCAGACGATCGCCGTGCGGACAGGCGGAAAGCTGGTATTCGTCCTGGGCGACCACCACGGCACCGGCACCACCCAGATCACGGCCGACGCGGCGCAGACCGTCACTCGCCGAAAGACCACGATCTTCGGCGGCGCGCGTGGCACCCTGCCCACCGGTTGGTCGGGAGACAAGGGCTTCGTCGGCGGCACGAACGACGCCGCCACCGGCCTGGTGCACCTCGGCGCCCGTGAGTACGACCCGTCGACCGGGCGCTTCATCTCGGTCGACCCGCTGTTCGTGACCGAGGACCCGCGGCAGCACAACGCCTACACGTACAGCAACAACAACCCGCTGACCTTGACCGACCCGGCCGGCACCGAGATCGGCTCCCCGCCCGGCTCGTGCCTGTACGACCTGGCCAACTGTTCCAAGGAAATCCAGGACTCCGTCGGCTACACCCCGCCATCCACCAACGGCGGCGGCGGTGGCGGCGGCGGTGGCGGCGGCGGCGGTGGCGGCGGGTCCGGCTCGCCCAGGAGGAACTTCTGCGACGGCTGCGAACAGCTGCCGCCCAGGCTGCCCAAGGGCGTCGCGGTGCCCAACGGTCCCGCCGGCACCAGGGCCATCTCCACTGTCGTGACGTACCAGGGGCCGTGGACCGACTTCTCGACCGGAGCCAACGTCCGCGAGGTCACCGAGGACCAGACGCTGGCGTTCACCTACACCTATGCCGCCATGTACGCGGCGATGGAGCAGTTCGCGGACAAGTTCGGCTGGTCGGCATCGGTGAAGGCGGGTGGAAAGGCGAGTATCCCGCTGGTTGCCGAAGGCTCGGTCGAGACGACGTTCGGGCTCAACGGCGACTACACCTGGACCAACTCCGACACCAAGACCAACACGTCGACGGCCGCCGAGGCCAGCACGATGACGCTCAAGAAGGGAGAGATGTTCGGTTACGTGCCTTCCGGTTACGTCACCCGGTTCGAGACCATCTACGCGGACGCGGACGGCAAGACGTCGACCAAGAGCTGGGGCACGTTCGACATCCACACCTGGCAGGGCAACAAGTTCAAGGAAGCTCCGCCCAACCTGGTGAGGCTGGACGTGGTCATGTGCACCCAAGTGGGAACGTGCGGCCGATGA
- a CDS encoding FG-GAP-like repeat-containing protein → MVIPPTVAAERAQAAVAASEDDGSVSPEDKALQEAKATGKPVELTSARTELSDTWVNPDGTFSEKKYGAPVRVLRSGVWVATDPTLEFATDGSVKPRATTVVVSFSGGGTGPLLTGVKDGRTLSLSWPSALPKPTLNGNVATYAEVLPGVDLQLKAEVEGFSQLVVVKTPEAADNPALAQLKYTMSTVGVTVATDPATGTVTATNPAGQTVFTSPSPIMWDSTTTGSGTETQQSLNQASAQSLTATEPEAPEPDDSFEQPAGSKEAVMATSVIGSTLQITPDQQLLQAADTTYPVYIDPSWAWGGRNNWTRVSKKYPTKNYLNSNEVARVGYENETNGLSRSFFQMDTANVRGTKVISSTFRIKNVWSWSCQDRPVQLWHTGAIGKQTTWNNQPAKIDWLYNVNDSKGWSDGCPAGNLEFDLTWKMQRVAAAGDTSVTLGMYAANESDTFGWKKFDPKTATLETVYTNPPATPTGLGTNPKTDCATGGLIGNTTVSLHAFVTDPNAGNLSAQFQVFRSDGTLVADEWIPGLKDRVSTLVVPDAKLPSGSYTWKVRAYDQSEYSAWSQTCKFTVDRTRPNEKPAISSVTFPNGENGWPSGTGKARTPGSFTISANGVSDVVWYGYYTDWNPDVKSVTVPAGGSATVQLTPPGVGPHFVYAFSQDPAGNRSDTTAYLFYAGRSVARDQPGDLNGDTLRDIWSKDSFGTLLTYAGQGNAKFSTTTNGGVSGLGSALTTSSLDWGQDGYNDLVTLQRDTNDNIDKLWVYSNNGLGRVRANSMQQINVSCPVRDEEMGCTEEGDDHWQGASQIVNPGDLNGDGRADLLVKQGKRLWAYFGERNLLLDMHGAPVLVGGEDWDKYSVITPGDLNGDGVPDLWLRDNANGDILRTYGKPSADKKAAVDLATWGSAPRTKVGTGVTLALYPEVGSVGDVSGDGVTDLWARKADNTVFGWYGEIVNGAVGSFSGGFDVDTVAGARIASGTTLASGEQFTTNGAKLVMQTDGNLVLFTKGNKPVWATNTAGNQGAFARMQADGALVVYTANGSTTLWSSKTGNKPNSYAVVLARGVLVIYDAVGRSHWTSGGQSRPDYNDDGYTDVLARDANGDMWVYPGTGGTGTSTLGSRYFVGNGWWRDWWTNAYNTDLNNDGYTDIVGRNRNGELHLYPGTDGKGTYPFGSPSLLGVGWNTYDTLGFGDINGDGRTDAIGRDSGGDLWVYPGTGGTGTSTLSSRIFIGNGWWPASWTTIRFADMNGDYKVDIMGRTDQGDLYVYPNTSTNNGAISFGARYFNGNGWWNGHWNPFATDLDSNGSAESVGVTNNGELYDFLPSGRTLVGVGWQSFDVIL, encoded by the coding sequence ATGGTGATACCGCCCACGGTCGCCGCCGAGCGGGCGCAGGCGGCTGTGGCGGCGAGCGAGGACGACGGCAGCGTCAGCCCCGAGGACAAGGCCTTGCAGGAGGCGAAGGCCACCGGGAAGCCGGTCGAGTTGACCTCCGCGCGGACCGAGCTCTCCGACACCTGGGTGAACCCGGACGGCACGTTCTCCGAGAAGAAGTACGGTGCGCCGGTGCGCGTACTGCGGAGCGGCGTGTGGGTCGCCACGGACCCGACGCTCGAGTTCGCCACCGACGGATCGGTGAAGCCCAGAGCCACCACCGTGGTCGTCTCCTTCTCCGGTGGCGGCACCGGACCGCTCCTCACCGGCGTGAAGGACGGCCGCACCCTGTCGCTGTCCTGGCCGTCCGCACTGCCGAAGCCGACCCTCAACGGCAACGTGGCGACCTACGCCGAAGTGCTGCCCGGCGTCGACCTCCAGCTCAAGGCCGAGGTCGAGGGCTTCTCCCAGCTCGTGGTGGTCAAGACCCCCGAGGCTGCCGACAACCCGGCGCTCGCCCAGCTGAAGTACACCATGTCCACGGTCGGCGTCACGGTCGCCACCGACCCCGCGACCGGCACGGTGACCGCGACGAATCCCGCCGGGCAGACGGTTTTCACCAGCCCGTCCCCCATCATGTGGGACTCCACCACCACCGGCAGCGGGACGGAGACCCAGCAGAGCCTCAACCAGGCGTCGGCCCAGTCCCTGACGGCCACCGAGCCCGAGGCGCCGGAGCCTGACGACTCGTTCGAGCAGCCGGCCGGGTCCAAGGAAGCCGTCATGGCGACCTCCGTGATCGGCAGCACCCTCCAGATCACCCCGGACCAGCAGCTCCTGCAGGCGGCGGACACCACCTACCCCGTCTACATCGACCCCTCGTGGGCCTGGGGCGGCCGCAACAACTGGACCCGGGTGTCGAAGAAGTACCCGACCAAGAACTACCTCAACTCCAACGAGGTGGCCCGCGTCGGCTACGAGAACGAGACCAACGGACTGTCACGGTCCTTCTTCCAGATGGACACGGCGAACGTCCGCGGGACCAAGGTGATCAGCTCCACCTTCCGCATCAAGAACGTCTGGTCCTGGTCCTGCCAGGACCGGCCGGTGCAGCTGTGGCACACCGGGGCCATCGGCAAGCAGACCACCTGGAACAACCAGCCGGCGAAGATCGACTGGCTCTACAACGTCAACGACTCCAAGGGCTGGTCCGATGGCTGCCCCGCGGGCAACCTCGAGTTCGACCTGACCTGGAAGATGCAGCGAGTCGCCGCGGCCGGCGACACCAGCGTCACCCTCGGCATGTACGCCGCGAACGAGAGCGACACCTTCGGCTGGAAGAAGTTCGACCCGAAGACCGCGACTCTGGAGACGGTCTACACCAACCCGCCCGCCACGCCGACCGGTCTGGGGACCAACCCCAAGACGGACTGCGCCACCGGCGGCCTCATCGGCAACACGACCGTCAGCCTCCACGCGTTCGTGACCGACCCCAACGCGGGTAACCTGTCCGCCCAGTTCCAGGTCTTCCGCAGCGACGGCACCCTGGTCGCCGACGAGTGGATCCCGGGACTCAAGGACCGCGTCTCCACCCTGGTGGTCCCCGACGCGAAGCTCCCGAGCGGCAGCTACACCTGGAAGGTGCGCGCGTACGACCAGAGCGAGTACTCGGCGTGGAGCCAGACGTGCAAGTTCACCGTCGACCGCACCCGGCCGAACGAGAAGCCGGCGATCAGCTCGGTCACCTTCCCGAACGGTGAGAACGGCTGGCCCTCCGGCACCGGCAAGGCCCGCACCCCCGGCTCGTTCACCATCTCCGCCAACGGCGTGAGCGACGTGGTCTGGTACGGCTACTACACCGACTGGAACCCGGACGTGAAGAGCGTCACCGTTCCCGCCGGCGGCTCGGCCACGGTCCAGCTCACCCCGCCCGGCGTCGGCCCGCACTTCGTCTACGCGTTCAGCCAGGACCCGGCGGGCAACCGCTCCGACACCACCGCCTACCTGTTCTACGCCGGCCGCTCGGTCGCGCGGGACCAGCCCGGTGACCTCAACGGCGACACGCTTCGTGACATCTGGAGCAAGGACAGCTTCGGCACCCTGCTGACCTATGCCGGTCAGGGGAACGCGAAGTTCTCCACCACCACCAACGGCGGGGTCAGCGGCCTGGGTTCGGCACTGACGACCAGCTCGCTCGACTGGGGGCAGGACGGCTACAACGACCTGGTCACCCTGCAGCGCGACACGAACGACAACATCGACAAGCTCTGGGTCTACTCCAACAACGGTCTCGGCCGCGTACGGGCGAACAGCATGCAGCAGATCAATGTGAGCTGCCCCGTCCGCGACGAGGAGATGGGCTGCACCGAGGAGGGCGACGACCACTGGCAGGGCGCCTCCCAGATCGTCAACCCCGGTGACCTGAACGGGGACGGGCGGGCCGACCTGCTGGTGAAGCAGGGCAAGCGCCTGTGGGCGTACTTCGGCGAGCGCAACCTCCTCCTCGACATGCACGGCGCTCCGGTGCTGGTGGGCGGCGAGGACTGGGACAAGTACAGCGTCATCACCCCGGGCGACCTGAACGGCGACGGCGTCCCCGACCTCTGGCTCCGTGACAACGCCAACGGCGACATCCTGCGCACCTACGGCAAGCCGAGCGCGGACAAGAAGGCCGCCGTCGACCTGGCCACCTGGGGCTCCGCGCCCCGCACCAAGGTGGGCACCGGCGTGACCCTTGCCTTGTACCCGGAGGTCGGTTCGGTCGGAGACGTCTCCGGCGACGGTGTGACCGACCTGTGGGCCAGGAAGGCCGACAACACCGTGTTCGGCTGGTACGGCGAGATCGTGAACGGCGCCGTCGGCTCCTTCTCCGGCGGATTCGACGTCGACACGGTGGCCGGCGCCCGGATCGCGTCGGGCACCACGTTGGCCTCCGGCGAGCAGTTCACCACCAACGGCGCGAAGCTGGTCATGCAGACCGATGGCAACCTGGTGCTGTTCACCAAGGGCAACAAGCCGGTCTGGGCCACCAACACGGCCGGCAACCAGGGCGCCTTCGCCCGCATGCAGGCCGACGGAGCCCTCGTCGTCTACACGGCCAACGGATCCACCACGCTGTGGAGCAGCAAGACCGGCAACAAGCCCAACTCCTACGCCGTCGTGCTCGCCCGCGGAGTCCTGGTCATCTACGACGCCGTCGGCAGGAGCCACTGGACCAGCGGCGGGCAGAGCCGGCCCGACTACAACGACGACGGCTACACCGACGTCCTCGCCCGCGACGCCAACGGCGACATGTGGGTCTACCCGGGCACCGGCGGAACAGGCACCAGCACCCTCGGCAGCCGCTACTTCGTCGGCAACGGCTGGTGGCGCGACTGGTGGACGAACGCCTACAACACCGACCTCAACAACGACGGATACACGGACATCGTCGGGCGCAACCGCAACGGCGAGCTCCACCTGTACCCGGGTACCGACGGAAAGGGCACCTACCCCTTCGGCTCCCCCTCCCTCCTCGGCGTCGGCTGGAACACGTACGACACCCTTGGCTTCGGGGACATCAACGGAGACGGACGCACCGACGCCATCGGCCGCGACAGCGGCGGCGACCTGTGGGTCTACCCGGGTACCGGAGGTACGGGCACCAGCACACTCAGCAGCCGGATCTTCATCGGCAACGGCTGGTGGCCGGCGTCCTGGACCACCATCCGGTTCGCCGACATGAACGGCGACTACAAGGTCGACATCATGGGCCGCACCGATCAGGGTGACCTGTACGTCTATCCCAACACCAGCACCAACAACGGGGCCATCAGCTTCGGCGCCCGCTACTTCAACGGCAACGGCTGGTGGAACGGGCACTGGAACCCCTTCGCCACCGACCTCGACAGCAACGGCTCGGCGGAGTCCGTCGGTGTGACCAACAACGGAGAGCTGTACGACTTCCTCCCCAGCGGCCGCACCCTGGTCGGCGTCGGCTGGCAGTCCTTCGACGTCATCCTCTGA